One region of Ptiloglossa arizonensis isolate GNS036 chromosome 8, iyPtiAriz1_principal, whole genome shotgun sequence genomic DNA includes:
- the LOC143149798 gene encoding aurora kinase C isoform X3, whose product MLKNKKTNPQPQQIISEACNNFTQLKISKVTSVLCENTSNNIENLSTTIDYCDPSLTNNKLDENNTKESTELMPPPKLPLPSKAVVSIQNKTDGNDKENKNDRNLDAEKSKEQNNMKSKNQSEKKWILTDFDIGRPLGKGKFGNVYLAREKKSKFIIAMKVLYKAQIDKADVEHQVRREIEIQTHLRHPNILKMYGYFHDDKRIYLILEYAPNGELFKELNAQPENRFDEVRTATYISQLADALMYCHSKKVIHRDIKPENLLLGIKGELKMADFGWSVHAPSSRRNTLCGTLDYLPPEMVVGKTHDHTVDLWGLGVLCYECLVGIPPFLAEFHKETYMKIKKVQYKFPDFISEGARNLISKLLVVDPDKRLPLEDVLRHSWIVQNRTTEPHIQL is encoded by the exons ATgctgaaaaacaaaaaaactaaTCCTCAACCACAACAAATAATTTCAGAAGCATGTAACAATTTTACACAACTAAAGATATCTAAAGTGACATCTGTATTATGTGAAAACACatcgaataatattgaaaacttAAGTACCACCATAGATTACTGTGATCCTTCTTTGACAAATAATAAGTTAGACGAAAACAATACAAAAGAATCTACAGAATTGATGCCACCACCAAAACTGCCTTTACCTTCTAAAGCAGTAGTATCTATACAAAATAAAACTGATGGAaatgataaagaaaataaaaatgatagaaactTAGATGCTGAGAAAAGCAAAGAACAGAACAATATGAAAAGTAAAAACCAAAGTGAAAAGAAATGGATCTTAACAGATTTTGATATTGGACGTCCATTAGGAAAAGGAAAGTTTGGAAATGTTTATTTAGCTAGGGAGAAGAAATCAAAATTCATCATTGCTATGAAAGTGTTATATAAAGCACAGATAGATAAAGCTGATGTAGAACATCAAGTTAGGAGAGAAATAGAAATTCAGACACATTTGAG ACAtccaaatattttaaaaatgtatggCTATTTCCACGATGACAAGAGGATATACTTAATTTTGGAATATGCCCCAAATGGAGAACTATTTAAAGAATTAAATGCTCAACCAGAAAACCGTTTTGACGAAGTTAGAACAGCCACTTACATATCTCAGTTAGCAGATGCCTTAATGTATTGTCATAGTAAAAAAGTCATACACCGTGATATCAAGCCTGAAAATTTATTACTTGGAATAAAGGGTGAATTAAAAATGGCAGACTTTGGATGGTCTGTTCACGCCCCTTCTTCTAGAAGAAACACTTTATGTGGCACTTTAGATTATTTGCCACCTGAAATGGTTGTTGGGAAAACCCATGATCACACTGTGGATTTATGGGGACTTGGGGTGCTTTGTTATGAATGTTTAGTTGGTATCCCACCTTTCTTAGCTGAATTCCATAAAGAAACATACATGAAAATCAAGAAAGTCCAATATAAGTTCCCAGACTTTATTAGCGAAGGTGCTAGAAATTTAATATCTAAG ttattagttGTTGATCCAGATAAAAGACTGCCATTAGAAGATGTATTAAGACATTCATGGATTGTACAAAATCGAACTACAGAACCACATATTCAGTTGTGA
- the LOC143149798 gene encoding aurora kinase C isoform X1, with translation MGDHTVPLSLDQKTFNPVFVAHASNTDLLHATSTNHKRVSKFVILKQETIQNTTFLERIGISSIDVVLAVLVMLKNKKTNPQPQQIISEACNNFTQLKISKVTSVLCENTSNNIENLSTTIDYCDPSLTNNKLDENNTKESTELMPPPKLPLPSKAVVSIQNKTDGNDKENKNDRNLDAEKSKEQNNMKSKNQSEKKWILTDFDIGRPLGKGKFGNVYLAREKKSKFIIAMKVLYKAQIDKADVEHQVRREIEIQTHLRHPNILKMYGYFHDDKRIYLILEYAPNGELFKELNAQPENRFDEVRTATYISQLADALMYCHSKKVIHRDIKPENLLLGIKGELKMADFGWSVHAPSSRRNTLCGTLDYLPPEMVVGKTHDHTVDLWGLGVLCYECLVGIPPFLAEFHKETYMKIKKVQYKFPDFISEGARNLISKLLVVDPDKRLPLEDVLRHSWIVQNRTTEPHIQL, from the exons ATGGGTGATCATACAGTCCCCCTTTCACTTGATCAGAAAACTTTCAACCCTGTTTTCGTCGCGCATGCGTCAAATACCGACTTGTTACACGCTACTTCAACCAATCACAAGAGAGTGAGCAAATTCGTTATTTTGAAACAAGAGACAATACAAAACACGACATTTTTGGAAAGAATTGGAATTTCTTCCATTGAC GTGGTACTTGCAGTTTTAGTAATgctgaaaaacaaaaaaactaaTCCTCAACCACAACAAATAATTTCAGAAGCATGTAACAATTTTACACAACTAAAGATATCTAAAGTGACATCTGTATTATGTGAAAACACatcgaataatattgaaaacttAAGTACCACCATAGATTACTGTGATCCTTCTTTGACAAATAATAAGTTAGACGAAAACAATACAAAAGAATCTACAGAATTGATGCCACCACCAAAACTGCCTTTACCTTCTAAAGCAGTAGTATCTATACAAAATAAAACTGATGGAaatgataaagaaaataaaaatgatagaaactTAGATGCTGAGAAAAGCAAAGAACAGAACAATATGAAAAGTAAAAACCAAAGTGAAAAGAAATGGATCTTAACAGATTTTGATATTGGACGTCCATTAGGAAAAGGAAAGTTTGGAAATGTTTATTTAGCTAGGGAGAAGAAATCAAAATTCATCATTGCTATGAAAGTGTTATATAAAGCACAGATAGATAAAGCTGATGTAGAACATCAAGTTAGGAGAGAAATAGAAATTCAGACACATTTGAG ACAtccaaatattttaaaaatgtatggCTATTTCCACGATGACAAGAGGATATACTTAATTTTGGAATATGCCCCAAATGGAGAACTATTTAAAGAATTAAATGCTCAACCAGAAAACCGTTTTGACGAAGTTAGAACAGCCACTTACATATCTCAGTTAGCAGATGCCTTAATGTATTGTCATAGTAAAAAAGTCATACACCGTGATATCAAGCCTGAAAATTTATTACTTGGAATAAAGGGTGAATTAAAAATGGCAGACTTTGGATGGTCTGTTCACGCCCCTTCTTCTAGAAGAAACACTTTATGTGGCACTTTAGATTATTTGCCACCTGAAATGGTTGTTGGGAAAACCCATGATCACACTGTGGATTTATGGGGACTTGGGGTGCTTTGTTATGAATGTTTAGTTGGTATCCCACCTTTCTTAGCTGAATTCCATAAAGAAACATACATGAAAATCAAGAAAGTCCAATATAAGTTCCCAGACTTTATTAGCGAAGGTGCTAGAAATTTAATATCTAAG ttattagttGTTGATCCAGATAAAAGACTGCCATTAGAAGATGTATTAAGACATTCATGGATTGTACAAAATCGAACTACAGAACCACATATTCAGTTGTGA
- the LOC143149798 gene encoding aurora kinase C isoform X2 gives MKTFNPVFVAHASNTDLLHATSTNHKRVSKFVILKQETIQNTTFLERIGISSIDVVLAVLVMLKNKKTNPQPQQIISEACNNFTQLKISKVTSVLCENTSNNIENLSTTIDYCDPSLTNNKLDENNTKESTELMPPPKLPLPSKAVVSIQNKTDGNDKENKNDRNLDAEKSKEQNNMKSKNQSEKKWILTDFDIGRPLGKGKFGNVYLAREKKSKFIIAMKVLYKAQIDKADVEHQVRREIEIQTHLRHPNILKMYGYFHDDKRIYLILEYAPNGELFKELNAQPENRFDEVRTATYISQLADALMYCHSKKVIHRDIKPENLLLGIKGELKMADFGWSVHAPSSRRNTLCGTLDYLPPEMVVGKTHDHTVDLWGLGVLCYECLVGIPPFLAEFHKETYMKIKKVQYKFPDFISEGARNLISKLLVVDPDKRLPLEDVLRHSWIVQNRTTEPHIQL, from the exons ATG AAAACTTTCAACCCTGTTTTCGTCGCGCATGCGTCAAATACCGACTTGTTACACGCTACTTCAACCAATCACAAGAGAGTGAGCAAATTCGTTATTTTGAAACAAGAGACAATACAAAACACGACATTTTTGGAAAGAATTGGAATTTCTTCCATTGAC GTGGTACTTGCAGTTTTAGTAATgctgaaaaacaaaaaaactaaTCCTCAACCACAACAAATAATTTCAGAAGCATGTAACAATTTTACACAACTAAAGATATCTAAAGTGACATCTGTATTATGTGAAAACACatcgaataatattgaaaacttAAGTACCACCATAGATTACTGTGATCCTTCTTTGACAAATAATAAGTTAGACGAAAACAATACAAAAGAATCTACAGAATTGATGCCACCACCAAAACTGCCTTTACCTTCTAAAGCAGTAGTATCTATACAAAATAAAACTGATGGAaatgataaagaaaataaaaatgatagaaactTAGATGCTGAGAAAAGCAAAGAACAGAACAATATGAAAAGTAAAAACCAAAGTGAAAAGAAATGGATCTTAACAGATTTTGATATTGGACGTCCATTAGGAAAAGGAAAGTTTGGAAATGTTTATTTAGCTAGGGAGAAGAAATCAAAATTCATCATTGCTATGAAAGTGTTATATAAAGCACAGATAGATAAAGCTGATGTAGAACATCAAGTTAGGAGAGAAATAGAAATTCAGACACATTTGAG ACAtccaaatattttaaaaatgtatggCTATTTCCACGATGACAAGAGGATATACTTAATTTTGGAATATGCCCCAAATGGAGAACTATTTAAAGAATTAAATGCTCAACCAGAAAACCGTTTTGACGAAGTTAGAACAGCCACTTACATATCTCAGTTAGCAGATGCCTTAATGTATTGTCATAGTAAAAAAGTCATACACCGTGATATCAAGCCTGAAAATTTATTACTTGGAATAAAGGGTGAATTAAAAATGGCAGACTTTGGATGGTCTGTTCACGCCCCTTCTTCTAGAAGAAACACTTTATGTGGCACTTTAGATTATTTGCCACCTGAAATGGTTGTTGGGAAAACCCATGATCACACTGTGGATTTATGGGGACTTGGGGTGCTTTGTTATGAATGTTTAGTTGGTATCCCACCTTTCTTAGCTGAATTCCATAAAGAAACATACATGAAAATCAAGAAAGTCCAATATAAGTTCCCAGACTTTATTAGCGAAGGTGCTAGAAATTTAATATCTAAG ttattagttGTTGATCCAGATAAAAGACTGCCATTAGAAGATGTATTAAGACATTCATGGATTGTACAAAATCGAACTACAGAACCACATATTCAGTTGTGA